In one Vulgatibacter incomptus genomic region, the following are encoded:
- a CDS encoding PrkA family serine protein kinase: MDARRYLETVGSEVKGIFVENRSILSFEEWMDAFFRDPDRHARSSAQYLLDAIDHFGSDLVDGPQGKVRRFRLFDRPFDGGRGKVSGQEEAQGALYRILGNFVQARRANKLVLLHGPNGSAKSSIVDALVRGLEIYSRQNEGALYRINWVFPAEKLGKGSIGFGDKAGPDGELATFAHLEPELVDARIPCELKDHPLFLVPGKERRKLVEAGVVRRGRTDFVLSDYIAEGELCHKCRQIYSGLLAAYNGDYLQVLRHIQVERFFVSQRYVSGAVTVEPQLSVDASYLQLTADRSAGALPPALQNLDLFSPFGPLVSANRGLIEYSDLLKRQPESYKYLLGTTETGVLPLEHFLLHLDEVMIATSNEKHLAAFKQAPDFASFKARVELVRVPYLRQASVEQAIYDDQVTRASVGGKHIAPHATRVAALWAVLTRLRRPEPERHPPEVRDLVEDLSPMEKLRLFDDGRAPDRLTSGQARELRKAIPGLFAETEGSPRYEGVTGASAREIKTVIFNAAQNPAYTCLTPLAVLQEIRELCKDRSVYEFLQMESSDGYQDPEGFVELVEAEYLDQIDEEIRSSMGLITEERYHELFERYVVAVSHWVKGEKLRNRITGEYEWPDEARMVELEDIVKPDGEDRGPFRRALISAVGAWRLDHPGSGEVEYAKIFPDLFRRMRDHFFEERKRTLRRNKENVLRYLAEDERDSLLPKDRETVEASLRRLRESYGYCEHCAKDAIAHLMHARYA, translated from the coding sequence TTGGACGCGCGCCGCTACCTGGAAACCGTCGGATCGGAAGTGAAGGGCATCTTCGTGGAGAACCGCTCCATCCTCTCCTTCGAGGAGTGGATGGACGCCTTCTTCCGCGATCCGGACCGCCACGCCCGCTCCTCGGCGCAGTATCTCCTCGACGCGATCGATCACTTCGGCTCCGACCTCGTGGACGGGCCGCAGGGGAAGGTCCGCCGCTTCCGCCTCTTCGACCGCCCCTTCGACGGCGGCCGGGGCAAGGTGTCGGGCCAGGAGGAGGCGCAGGGCGCCCTCTACCGGATCCTGGGCAACTTCGTGCAGGCGCGGCGGGCGAACAAGCTCGTGCTGCTCCACGGGCCGAACGGCTCCGCGAAGAGCTCGATCGTCGACGCCCTGGTCCGCGGCCTCGAGATCTACAGCCGCCAGAACGAGGGCGCGCTCTACCGGATCAACTGGGTCTTCCCCGCCGAGAAGCTGGGGAAGGGCTCCATCGGCTTCGGCGACAAGGCGGGGCCCGACGGAGAGCTCGCGACCTTCGCGCACCTCGAGCCCGAGCTCGTCGACGCGCGGATCCCGTGCGAGCTCAAGGATCACCCGCTCTTCCTCGTTCCTGGCAAAGAGCGAAGGAAGCTGGTCGAAGCGGGCGTCGTGCGGCGGGGCAGGACCGACTTCGTCCTCTCCGACTACATCGCGGAGGGCGAGCTCTGCCACAAGTGCCGCCAGATCTACTCGGGGCTCCTCGCCGCGTACAACGGGGACTATCTCCAGGTTCTTCGCCACATCCAGGTGGAGCGCTTCTTCGTGTCGCAGCGATACGTGAGCGGCGCGGTCACGGTAGAGCCCCAGCTCTCGGTGGACGCCTCCTACCTGCAGCTCACCGCCGACCGCTCGGCAGGGGCCCTGCCTCCCGCGCTTCAGAACCTGGACCTCTTCTCGCCCTTCGGGCCCCTCGTCTCGGCGAACCGCGGTCTGATCGAGTACTCCGATCTGCTCAAACGGCAGCCCGAGTCCTACAAGTACCTGCTCGGGACCACGGAGACGGGCGTGCTGCCCCTCGAGCACTTCCTCCTCCACCTCGACGAGGTGATGATCGCCACCTCCAACGAGAAGCACCTGGCGGCCTTCAAGCAGGCGCCGGACTTCGCGTCGTTCAAGGCGCGGGTCGAGCTGGTGCGGGTGCCGTACCTGCGGCAGGCGAGCGTCGAGCAGGCGATCTACGACGATCAGGTGACGCGGGCCTCGGTGGGTGGCAAGCACATCGCCCCCCACGCGACGAGGGTGGCGGCGCTCTGGGCGGTGCTCACCCGGCTGCGGCGGCCCGAGCCCGAGCGGCATCCGCCGGAGGTGCGGGACCTCGTCGAGGATCTCTCGCCGATGGAGAAGCTGCGCCTCTTCGACGACGGAAGGGCGCCGGATCGCCTCACCAGCGGCCAGGCGCGCGAGCTGCGCAAGGCGATCCCCGGCCTCTTCGCGGAGACGGAGGGCTCGCCTCGGTACGAGGGCGTCACCGGCGCCTCGGCCCGCGAGATCAAGACCGTGATCTTCAACGCGGCCCAGAACCCTGCGTACACCTGTCTGACACCGCTGGCGGTCCTCCAGGAGATCCGAGAGCTCTGCAAGGACCGCTCGGTATACGAGTTCCTCCAGATGGAGAGCTCCGACGGCTACCAGGACCCCGAGGGCTTCGTGGAGCTGGTGGAGGCCGAGTACCTCGATCAGATCGACGAGGAGATCCGGAGCTCGATGGGCCTGATCACCGAGGAGAGGTACCACGAGCTCTTCGAGCGCTACGTGGTGGCGGTCTCACACTGGGTGAAGGGCGAGAAGCTCCGCAATCGGATCACCGGCGAGTACGAGTGGCCGGACGAGGCCCGGATGGTGGAGCTAGAGGACATCGTGAAGCCGGATGGAGAGGACCGCGGCCCCTTCCGCCGCGCGCTGATCTCCGCCGTCGGCGCCTGGCGCCTGGATCACCCCGGCAGCGGGGAGGTCGAGTACGCGAAGATCTTCCCGGACCTCTTCCGGCGGATGCGCGACCACTTCTTCGAGGAGCGCAAGCGCACCCTGAGGCGGAACAAGGAGAACGTGCTCCGCTACCTGGCCGAGGACGAGCGGGACAGCCTGCTGCCGAAGGATCGCGAGACGGTGGAGGCCTCGCTCCGCCGGCTCCGCGAGAGCTACGGCTACTGCGAGCACTGCGCCAAGGACGCGATCGCCCACCTGATGCACGCTCGCTACGCCTAG
- a CDS encoding response regulator encodes MAEKTVLVVDDERDIREAIVEILLGDDIAAFGAASGEEAVRIASEQPIGLLILDLMMPEMDGRQVVEELRRRKLDVPVVLISAGRDLKRVASELGLPAVEKPFDLDHLLSTVREYV; translated from the coding sequence TTGGCAGAGAAAACGGTCCTCGTCGTCGACGACGAACGCGACATTCGAGAGGCGATCGTCGAGATTCTCCTCGGCGACGACATCGCTGCATTTGGCGCGGCCTCTGGCGAAGAAGCCGTTCGGATCGCCTCCGAGCAGCCGATCGGCCTCCTCATCCTCGACCTGATGATGCCGGAGATGGACGGACGGCAGGTGGTCGAGGAGCTTCGCCGTCGAAAGCTCGACGTACCGGTGGTGCTCATCTCCGCGGGTCGCGACCTCAAGCGGGTCGCCTCCGAGCTTGGCCTCCCCGCGGTGGAGAAGCCCTTCGACCTCGACCATCTCCTGTCGACGGTGCGCGAGTACGTATGA
- a CDS encoding Hsp70 family protein — MRTNRAPIIGIDLGTTNSSAAMVEPNGKVKLIPYKGGDFSIPSIFAVDDKGNELVGHEAKRQWQLNPRNTIYASKRLIGRTYRSDVVSQMGRQVAYGIHEAGGEVEIDVAARSFRMSEIAAKILGKIRGVAQDYVQMPVERAVVTVPAYFTDSQRQAVKEAGELIGLEVVRIINEPTAAALAYGVGKKLQERVLIYDLGGGTFDVSIIEIRDRVYEVKATGGDVFLGGLDFDQAMISHVINEFYDRHGIDLSTDPVAMQRIKDLAERTKIDLSTRNDAPFNIPFIAMTPHGKPLNIEMSFDRRLLEELTADLLDRTLQTVARVMIDAGLSVRDIDEILLVGGQTRMPLIVDRLSRYFGKAPSKGVHPDEAVAIGAALYAHSLEDDTDLKLQLLDVIPMAIGLERAGGAMHVIFPRNAAIPNAKVLPVTTSFAGQTEVMVRLFQGDAERVADNELLGEFTFGGIQPGAAGSARVEITFDVGIEGILRASARDVVTGREITSSLRVSGR; from the coding sequence ATGCGAACGAACCGCGCGCCGATCATCGGCATCGACCTGGGCACCACGAACTCCAGCGCAGCGATGGTGGAGCCCAACGGCAAAGTGAAGCTCATCCCCTACAAGGGAGGAGACTTCTCCATCCCCTCGATCTTCGCCGTCGACGACAAGGGCAACGAGCTCGTCGGCCACGAGGCCAAACGCCAGTGGCAGCTCAACCCGCGCAACACGATCTATGCGTCCAAGCGCCTGATCGGTCGGACCTACCGCTCCGACGTGGTCTCGCAGATGGGCCGCCAGGTGGCCTACGGGATCCACGAGGCCGGCGGCGAGGTCGAGATCGACGTGGCGGCCCGCTCCTTCCGGATGAGCGAGATCGCCGCGAAGATCCTGGGCAAGATCCGCGGCGTCGCCCAGGACTACGTCCAGATGCCGGTCGAACGGGCGGTCGTCACCGTCCCGGCCTACTTCACCGACAGTCAGCGACAGGCGGTGAAGGAGGCCGGCGAGCTCATCGGCCTGGAGGTGGTGCGGATCATCAACGAGCCCACCGCCGCCGCCCTCGCCTACGGCGTGGGAAAGAAGCTCCAGGAGCGGGTGCTCATCTACGACCTCGGCGGGGGCACCTTCGACGTCTCGATCATCGAGATCCGCGACCGGGTCTACGAGGTGAAGGCCACCGGCGGCGACGTCTTCCTGGGCGGCCTGGACTTCGACCAGGCGATGATCTCCCACGTCATCAACGAGTTCTACGACCGCCACGGCATCGATCTCTCCACCGATCCGGTGGCAATGCAGCGGATCAAGGACCTCGCCGAGCGGACGAAGATCGATCTGTCCACCAGGAATGACGCGCCGTTCAACATCCCGTTCATCGCGATGACGCCCCACGGGAAGCCGCTCAACATCGAGATGTCCTTCGATCGGCGGCTCCTCGAGGAGCTGACCGCGGACCTCCTCGACCGGACGCTCCAGACCGTGGCGCGGGTGATGATCGACGCGGGGCTCTCGGTGCGCGACATCGACGAGATCCTGCTGGTGGGCGGCCAGACCCGGATGCCGCTCATCGTCGACCGCCTCAGCCGTTACTTCGGCAAGGCGCCGTCCAAGGGCGTCCATCCCGACGAGGCCGTCGCCATCGGCGCGGCGCTCTACGCCCACTCGCTGGAGGACGACACCGACCTCAAGCTCCAGCTCCTCGACGTGATCCCGATGGCCATCGGCCTGGAGAGGGCCGGGGGCGCGATGCACGTGATCTTCCCGCGGAACGCGGCGATCCCGAACGCCAAGGTCCTCCCCGTGACCACCAGCTTCGCCGGGCAGACCGAGGTGATGGTCCGCCTCTTCCAGGGAGACGCCGAGCGGGTGGCCGACAACGAGCTCCTCGGCGAGTTCACCTTCGGCGGCATCCAGCCCGGCGCCGCCGGCTCGGCGCGGGTGGAGATCACCTTCGACGTCGGGATCGAGGGCATCCTCCGCGCCAGCGCCCGTGACGTCGTCACGGGGCGGGAGATCACCTCGTCGCTTCGGGTGTCGGGGCGATAG
- a CDS encoding phospholipid carrier-dependent glycosyltransferase yields the protein MRRLNAAESQTWMAVAVFAFALAVRLWFGLVVHRPADFVSSDMGVYDLRASHLLTGELGPWDSFTPVGYPALLALLYAVSGKSLSFVAVVQAVLGAGIAAISHLLAYRITRSGLLALAASVLVAAHLPLVLYGGLLLSEVAFGFGVILGTWLLLRAADEPTWRRAVPAGLALGAAAVVRPNLLLFFPLVPLWAWAALRGARTASPGEGVSQSGGWIRVSAWIFAGALPFLLAAGIHNSRLLGKPAGLGSNGGLNFFLAHAKVRGAEYREGTFTHRIFPIPNVVRHHEVYRSPVPLYDEAHFYREGVRVLASEPSRLLAAIDNVVEGLGLGKQGFWPGWPGRETLLQVYAKVFFALGILPAAAWLLVLRRRIFEEENAPILLFAALLTSALLTLYFFLGDPRMRVPFDPLLIVLSVAAIDRAAAALASRKTAIAPTPEATR from the coding sequence TTGCGTCGTCTGAACGCGGCGGAATCGCAGACCTGGATGGCCGTCGCCGTTTTCGCGTTCGCGCTCGCGGTGCGGCTCTGGTTCGGGCTCGTGGTGCATCGGCCCGCCGATTTCGTGTCGTCGGACATGGGGGTCTACGACCTGCGCGCCTCGCATCTCCTGACCGGAGAGCTGGGACCCTGGGACAGCTTCACGCCGGTGGGCTATCCGGCGCTTCTGGCGTTGCTCTATGCCGTCTCGGGAAAGAGTCTCTCCTTCGTAGCCGTGGTCCAGGCAGTGCTTGGCGCCGGAATCGCCGCGATCTCTCACCTCCTGGCATACCGGATCACCCGGTCCGGACTGCTCGCGCTGGCGGCCTCGGTGCTGGTCGCCGCCCACCTGCCGCTGGTGCTCTACGGCGGGCTGCTCCTCTCCGAGGTGGCCTTCGGCTTCGGCGTGATCCTCGGCACCTGGCTCCTCCTCCGAGCGGCGGACGAGCCGACGTGGCGGAGGGCGGTCCCCGCCGGCCTCGCGCTCGGGGCGGCTGCGGTGGTGCGGCCCAACCTGCTGCTCTTCTTCCCGCTCGTGCCGCTGTGGGCGTGGGCCGCGCTGCGTGGCGCGAGGACCGCGTCACCGGGCGAAGGCGTTTCGCAATCCGGCGGATGGATCCGTGTCTCTGCCTGGATCTTCGCGGGAGCGCTGCCCTTCCTCCTCGCGGCAGGGATCCACAATTCCCGCCTCCTGGGGAAGCCGGCCGGCCTCGGCTCCAACGGCGGCCTCAACTTCTTCCTCGCCCACGCAAAGGTGAGAGGCGCGGAGTACCGGGAGGGAACCTTCACCCACAGGATTTTCCCGATCCCGAACGTCGTGCGGCACCACGAGGTCTACCGCTCGCCCGTGCCGCTCTACGACGAGGCCCACTTCTACCGGGAGGGCGTTCGGGTCCTGGCGTCGGAGCCGTCCCGGCTGCTCGCGGCGATCGACAACGTGGTGGAGGGCCTGGGCCTCGGGAAGCAGGGCTTCTGGCCCGGCTGGCCCGGCCGCGAGACGCTGCTGCAGGTCTACGCCAAGGTCTTCTTCGCCCTCGGGATCCTGCCCGCCGCGGCTTGGCTCCTCGTCCTTCGCCGGCGGATCTTCGAGGAGGAGAACGCGCCGATCCTCCTCTTCGCGGCGCTGCTCACCAGCGCGCTCCTGACCCTCTACTTCTTCCTCGGAGACCCGCGGATGCGGGTGCCCTTCGATCCGCTGCTGATCGTGCTCTCCGTCGCGGCCATCGATCGGGCCGCGGCGGCGCTCGCGAGTCGAAAGACGGCTATCGCCCCGACACCCGAAGCGACGAGGTGA
- a CDS encoding S1C family serine protease has translation MKRRFAFPPLALAFLVGSGLLAFWGATTGAARESAGSADERAGQRAIADTRGRSAAIKDVLPSSVRVAVELEGKPARSASGVVIGSSGSGKEKVGYVITNAHVAAAAKEQAPKFEILVDRKGKPTARLAAKVIALGQVPDVDLAVLEVPGLDAAPARFAADDSLELGDDVIAIGAPFGKGLSVSSGIVSQLDLDDAGIATGFKTDAPIGYGASGGGIFRVSDGALLAVVEGYRTVKVSFPVAEHEYSFDMPMPGETFAAPVAKVRAFLRDHGLGHLAGPRPAHATAP, from the coding sequence ATGAAGCGTCGCTTCGCCTTTCCACCGCTCGCGCTGGCGTTCCTCGTCGGGAGCGGGCTCCTCGCCTTCTGGGGCGCGACCACCGGTGCGGCGCGGGAGTCGGCCGGGTCGGCGGACGAGAGAGCAGGCCAGCGGGCGATCGCCGATACGCGCGGCCGCTCAGCCGCGATCAAGGACGTCCTGCCCTCGAGCGTCCGTGTCGCAGTCGAGCTGGAAGGCAAGCCGGCGCGGAGCGCGAGCGGCGTGGTGATCGGCTCGTCCGGGAGCGGGAAGGAGAAGGTCGGCTACGTGATCACCAACGCCCACGTGGCCGCCGCCGCCAAGGAGCAGGCGCCGAAGTTCGAGATCCTCGTCGACCGCAAGGGCAAGCCGACGGCTCGCCTGGCGGCCAAGGTGATCGCGCTGGGGCAGGTCCCGGACGTGGATCTGGCGGTGCTGGAGGTCCCCGGCCTGGACGCCGCCCCCGCGCGATTCGCGGCGGACGACAGCCTCGAGCTCGGCGACGACGTGATCGCGATCGGCGCGCCCTTCGGCAAGGGGCTCTCCGTCTCCAGCGGGATCGTCAGCCAGCTCGACCTCGACGACGCGGGGATCGCCACGGGCTTCAAGACCGACGCTCCCATCGGTTACGGCGCGTCGGGCGGCGGAATCTTTCGTGTGTCCGACGGCGCCCTGCTCGCCGTGGTCGAAGGCTACCGGACGGTGAAGGTCTCCTTCCCCGTTGCGGAGCACGAATACTCCTTCGACATGCCGATGCCGGGCGAGACCTTCGCCGCGCCCGTCGCGAAGGTCCGGGCCTTCCTCCGAGACCATGGCCTGGGCCATCTGGCTGGGCCTCGGCCGGCCCACGCGACGGCTCCCTAA
- a CDS encoding deoxycytidylate deaminase yields the protein MHVPEKAPRERASWDEYFMNLARVVASRATCDRKHVGAVLVRDRTVLSTGYNGSIRGLPHCDEAGHMMENGHCVATVHAEANAIVQAAKNGVAIDGSTIYTTASPCWPCFKLIANAGCLRIVFGEFYRDERIFEYATRLGIELVPLDLPPEAAKLATPVR from the coding sequence ATGCACGTTCCCGAGAAGGCGCCCCGCGAGCGAGCGAGCTGGGACGAGTACTTCATGAACCTCGCGCGGGTGGTGGCGAGCCGGGCGACCTGCGACCGCAAGCACGTGGGCGCGGTGCTCGTGCGGGATCGGACCGTCCTCTCCACCGGCTACAACGGATCGATCCGCGGCCTGCCCCACTGCGACGAGGCGGGCCACATGATGGAGAACGGCCACTGTGTGGCCACGGTCCACGCCGAGGCCAACGCCATCGTGCAGGCCGCGAAGAACGGCGTCGCCATCGACGGCTCGACCATCTACACCACGGCGTCGCCGTGCTGGCCGTGCTTCAAGCTGATCGCCAACGCCGGCTGCTTGCGCATCGTCTTCGGGGAGTTCTACCGGGACGAGCGGATCTTCGAGTACGCGACGCGGCTCGGGATCGAGCTGGTCCCCCTCGATCTCCCGCCCGAGGCAGCCAAGCTCGCGACGCCCGTTCGCTAA